The following are encoded together in the Gemmatimonadaceae bacterium genome:
- a CDS encoding tetratricopeptide repeat protein: MASSALIDDLLKQFAENPRRVFARLANEYRKRGELDTAIEICRAHVPLQPTYISGYIVLGQALYETGQLDEARATFETALGLDPENLIGLRQLGDIARAKGDASGALGWYKRLLEVDPQNEEVEALLRELEAPAGSTPASPAGEPIGWGDINPEASTASAQPPVPANESAPATPPEVPAKKDLDFDYDVLSSFGEAEALPPLEPPMLDAPADAAAPAQHASELEAPAAGAAAHADGESSSHDEPLPAAFITETMAELYLQQGHREQALDIYRLLLAQRPGDMSLLNRIARLEQPAPAAPVERTVRAFFGRFANRRPPGVRTETDLAAVPAPAASSALAEELPPLDAEAAAPQPAVPSPDESKPAEPAAASAPAEEVAAAVVADAADGASPNEAAAPVSSGAEVAGEEPPIEQLASADWTAPEADEASIADVAPAEPETAAAPPATERDVAAEAAEAPPEPAGAEPAPAFTPNRVLSFTELFQDRSASAADEQAAATLAGAFGAEAGMPNGGGRAARAAADALSLDDVFGGGAHESTPQTFDEFFAPRDAEPEGAAERASAPGSTPPAARRGDDADLELFHQWLEGLKK; the protein is encoded by the coding sequence ATGGCCAGTTCCGCGCTGATCGACGACCTCCTCAAGCAATTCGCCGAGAATCCGCGGCGCGTGTTCGCGCGTCTCGCGAACGAATATCGGAAGCGGGGTGAACTGGACACCGCGATCGAGATCTGTCGCGCGCACGTGCCGCTGCAGCCGACGTACATCAGCGGTTATATCGTCCTGGGCCAGGCGTTGTACGAGACCGGCCAACTGGATGAAGCGCGGGCCACCTTCGAGACGGCGCTCGGGCTCGATCCCGAAAACCTGATCGGCCTCCGTCAGTTAGGCGACATCGCGCGCGCCAAAGGCGACGCCAGTGGTGCGCTGGGCTGGTACAAGCGCCTGCTCGAGGTCGATCCGCAGAATGAAGAGGTCGAAGCGCTGCTGCGGGAGCTCGAAGCGCCCGCCGGCAGCACGCCGGCATCGCCCGCCGGTGAGCCCATCGGTTGGGGCGACATCAATCCGGAGGCGAGCACCGCATCCGCGCAGCCGCCGGTGCCCGCCAACGAATCAGCTCCGGCGACGCCCCCGGAGGTGCCGGCCAAGAAGGATCTCGACTTCGACTACGACGTGTTGTCGTCGTTCGGGGAAGCCGAGGCGCTGCCGCCGCTCGAGCCGCCAATGCTCGACGCGCCGGCCGATGCCGCAGCGCCGGCGCAGCATGCGTCGGAGCTCGAGGCGCCTGCGGCGGGTGCCGCGGCGCACGCCGACGGCGAGTCGTCGTCGCACGATGAACCGTTGCCCGCGGCGTTCATCACTGAGACGATGGCCGAGTTGTACTTGCAGCAAGGGCATCGCGAGCAGGCGCTCGACATCTATCGATTGTTGCTGGCGCAGCGGCCGGGAGACATGTCGCTGCTGAATCGCATCGCGCGATTGGAGCAGCCGGCGCCGGCGGCGCCGGTGGAGCGGACGGTGCGCGCGTTCTTCGGCCGCTTCGCGAACCGCCGGCCGCCGGGCGTGCGCACGGAGACCGACCTCGCGGCGGTGCCGGCGCCGGCGGCGTCGTCCGCTCTGGCGGAGGAACTGCCGCCGTTAGACGCGGAGGCCGCCGCGCCTCAGCCCGCGGTCCCATCGCCTGACGAAAGCAAGCCGGCCGAGCCGGCCGCGGCGTCTGCGCCCGCGGAGGAGGTCGCCGCCGCCGTCGTCGCCGACGCCGCCGACGGCGCGTCGCCTAACGAAGCGGCTGCGCCGGTGTCTTCCGGAGCAGAGGTCGCTGGCGAGGAGCCGCCCATCGAGCAGCTGGCATCGGCCGACTGGACGGCGCCGGAGGCGGACGAAGCGAGCATCGCCGACGTCGCGCCTGCAGAGCCCGAGACGGCGGCGGCGCCGCCGGCGACCGAACGCGACGTCGCGGCGGAGGCGGCCGAGGCGCCCCCGGAGCCGGCCGGGGCGGAGCCGGCGCCCGCGTTCACGCCTAACCGCGTGCTGTCGTTCACCGAGCTGTTCCAGGACCGGAGCGCGTCGGCGGCCGACGAGCAGGCGGCGGCCACCCTCGCCGGCGCGTTCGGCGCCGAGGCCGGGATGCCTAACGGAGGCGGCCGCGCGGCGCGGGCCGCGGCCGACGCCCTGTCGCTGGACGACGTCTTCGGCGGCGGTGCGCACGAGAGCACCCCGCAAACCTTCGACGAATTCTTTGCCCCGCGCGACGCGGAGCCGGAGGGCGCCGCCGAGCGCGCGTCCGCCCCCGGGTCCACCCCGCCCGCAGCACGCCGCGGCGACGACGCCGACCTCGAGCTCTTCCATCAATGGCTCGAGGGCCTGAAGAAGTAG
- a CDS encoding Xaa-Pro peptidase family protein, translating into MSDRRSERVAALAAALRAAHLDGLLITSLPNIRYLTGFSGSSAIVVVSERDLLLVTDFRYATQVKEEVGDPARVAIEAQSLWTGVWRQMADMTGLEVVGFESAYLVHRDFERLLNAGARWQWRATTDLVETLREQKDAGEIESITSAARVAERALERTLAGVRAGQTELEIAGALELALRDAGSTGFPFETIVASGERSALPHARAGSRQVRAGDFLLIDFGAIVDGYCSDITRTVIVGRATPEQRDVHDIVRTANERASDLVRAGMTGKDADALARRYIEERGLGEAFGHSLGHGIGIEVHEAPRLARTTEAVLPERAVVTIEPGVYRAGWGGVRVEDDVVLGRDSARILTTFSRELLEVG; encoded by the coding sequence GTGAGTGACCGCCGGTCCGAGCGCGTGGCGGCGCTCGCCGCCGCGCTGCGCGCAGCGCACCTCGACGGCCTGCTGATCACGAGCCTGCCTAACATCCGGTACCTCACCGGATTCTCCGGCTCGAGCGCGATCGTCGTCGTGTCGGAGCGCGACCTGCTGCTCGTCACCGACTTTCGCTACGCCACTCAAGTAAAGGAAGAAGTGGGCGACCCGGCGCGCGTCGCCATCGAAGCGCAGAGCTTGTGGACCGGTGTCTGGCGGCAGATGGCCGACATGACGGGTCTCGAGGTCGTGGGATTCGAGTCGGCGTATCTGGTGCACCGCGATTTCGAGCGATTGTTGAATGCCGGTGCGCGCTGGCAGTGGCGCGCAACGACGGATCTGGTCGAGACGCTGCGCGAGCAGAAAGACGCGGGCGAGATCGAGAGCATCACGTCGGCCGCACGCGTCGCGGAGCGCGCGCTCGAGCGAACGTTGGCCGGAGTGCGTGCAGGACAGACGGAGCTCGAAATTGCCGGCGCCCTCGAGCTGGCGCTGCGCGATGCGGGCAGCACCGGCTTCCCGTTCGAGACGATCGTCGCGTCGGGCGAACGATCGGCGCTGCCGCACGCCCGAGCCGGCAGCCGGCAAGTTCGCGCGGGCGACTTCCTTCTCATTGATTTCGGTGCCATAGTGGACGGCTATTGCTCCGACATCACGCGGACGGTCATCGTTGGCCGCGCGACGCCGGAACAACGCGATGTGCACGACATCGTGCGCACGGCCAACGAACGCGCGTCCGATCTCGTCCGCGCCGGCATGACCGGCAAAGATGCCGATGCGTTGGCTCGACGCTACATTGAGGAGCGCGGTTTGGGCGAGGCGTTCGGTCACAGCCTCGGACACGGAATTGGAATCGAAGTGCATGAAGCGCCGCGGTTGGCGCGGACGACGGAGGCGGTGCTCCCCGAGCGCGCCGTCGTCACGATCGAGCCGGGAGTGTATCGCGCTGGGTGGGGCGGAGTTCGCGTGGAAGATGACGTGGTACTCGGCCGTGACAGCGCAAGAATTCTCACGACATTTTCGCGCGAGCTCCTCGAAGTCGGCTGA
- the accB gene encoding acetyl-CoA carboxylase biotin carboxyl carrier protein, giving the protein MIDLRYVKKLVELLDGSSVDSIEISSDKGMKIRISKTPQQRGMGLATAAAPVQVAVPMTAPALMPAPLPAGRMTPADGVPATPETASPPAEPSKPKLLEVKSPMVGTFYRSPEPGAAAYVSEGSRIAKGEILCIIEAMKIMNEIESEYAGIVREVLVSDAHPVEYGQVLFRIDPNG; this is encoded by the coding sequence ATGATTGACCTGCGCTACGTGAAGAAGCTCGTCGAGTTGCTCGACGGGTCTTCGGTAGATTCGATCGAGATCTCGTCCGACAAGGGCATGAAGATCCGCATCTCGAAGACGCCGCAGCAGAGAGGAATGGGGCTCGCGACAGCCGCAGCGCCGGTTCAGGTGGCCGTGCCGATGACGGCGCCGGCGTTGATGCCGGCGCCGCTTCCCGCTGGTCGCATGACGCCCGCCGATGGCGTTCCGGCCACGCCCGAGACCGCGTCGCCGCCCGCCGAGCCGTCGAAGCCGAAATTGCTCGAGGTCAAATCGCCAATGGTCGGAACGTTCTATCGCTCGCCGGAGCCCGGCGCGGCGGCGTACGTCAGCGAAGGATCACGCATCGCCAAGGGCGAAATCCTCTGCATCATCGAGGCGATGAAGATCATGAACGAGATCGAGTCCGAGTACGCCGGCATCGTGCGCGAAGTGCTCGTGAGCGATGCGCACCCGGTGGAGTACGGACAGGTCCTCTTCCGGATCGACCCCAATGGCTAA
- the aroQ gene encoding type II 3-dehydroquinate dehydratase, with amino-acid sequence MARGPEEVVRIAVLNGPNLNLLGVREPELYGRQSLDDIEQHLRHIARDLHVEVEFAQRNGEGELVDVIQSLRGRVDGALINAGAYSHSSLAIRDAFAAVQVPFVEVHLSNIFAREPERRQSMLAPSALALVCGFGARGYELALRGIVASLERE; translated from the coding sequence ATGGCTCGAGGGCCTGAAGAAGTAGTGCGCATCGCCGTCCTCAACGGACCAAATCTCAATCTGCTCGGCGTTCGAGAGCCGGAGTTGTACGGACGCCAATCGCTGGACGACATCGAACAGCACCTGCGCCACATCGCGCGCGACCTGCACGTAGAAGTGGAATTCGCCCAACGGAACGGAGAAGGCGAGTTGGTGGATGTCATTCAATCGCTGCGCGGCCGCGTCGATGGCGCGCTCATCAATGCCGGCGCGTACAGCCACAGCAGCCTCGCCATCCGCGATGCGTTCGCCGCCGTGCAGGTGCCGTTCGTCGAAGTGCACCTGAGCAACATCTTCGCGCGCGAACCGGAGCGCCGGCAGTCGATGCTCGCCCCGAGCGCCCTCGCGTTGGTGTGCGGATTCGGCGCGCGCGGCTACGAGCTCGCGCTCCGCGGGATCGTCGCCTCCCTCGAGCGTGAGTGA
- a CDS encoding type IV pilus twitching motility protein PilT, with translation MANPAVSSASESPTAPAQQAPAFNFKAVLQRMIQQNASDLHLKVGRPPVLRVNGDLSSLDVPPLRPEELKALAEQIMTPKQVKDFAEHKESDFAIGVPGIGRFRVNVYQQRGTIAYALRSVPYQVRTIEELNLPQIISDISLRPRGLVLVTGITGSGKSTALAAMIQHINEKRHANVITIEDPIEFLHRDINSSINQREVGADTGSFAAALRRVLRQDPDVILIGEIRDIETLEVALKAADTGHLVFSTLHTTDATQTISRVLSFYAPHQQNEVRFMLASALSAVVSLRLVPRADKPGRVPACEILINTAAVRDQIRDMTKSLNIPDLIKEGTVQYGMQSFDQSLMQWYKKKAISYESAMFFATNPSEFALRVQGVEGSSDKSWDALQSDITS, from the coding sequence ATGGCTAACCCAGCGGTTTCGAGCGCGTCGGAGTCGCCGACCGCGCCTGCCCAACAGGCGCCGGCGTTCAACTTCAAGGCGGTGCTGCAGCGGATGATTCAGCAGAACGCGTCCGACCTGCATCTCAAAGTCGGGCGTCCGCCGGTGCTACGCGTGAACGGCGACTTGAGCTCGCTCGATGTGCCGCCGCTGAGACCGGAGGAGCTGAAGGCGCTCGCCGAGCAGATCATGACGCCCAAGCAGGTGAAGGATTTCGCGGAGCACAAGGAATCCGACTTCGCGATCGGCGTGCCGGGCATCGGGCGCTTTCGCGTGAACGTCTACCAACAGCGCGGCACGATCGCGTACGCGCTGCGGTCGGTGCCGTATCAGGTGCGCACGATCGAAGAGTTGAATCTCCCGCAAATCATCTCCGACATTTCGTTGCGGCCGCGCGGCCTCGTGCTCGTGACGGGAATCACCGGTTCCGGAAAGTCGACGGCGCTCGCCGCGATGATCCAGCACATCAACGAGAAGCGCCACGCGAACGTGATCACGATCGAAGATCCGATCGAGTTCCTGCACCGCGACATCAACTCGAGCATCAATCAGCGCGAAGTCGGCGCCGACACGGGAAGCTTCGCGGCGGCGCTGCGCCGGGTGCTGCGACAGGATCCCGACGTGATTCTCATCGGTGAGATCCGCGACATCGAGACGCTCGAGGTCGCGCTCAAAGCCGCCGACACGGGACACCTGGTCTTCTCGACGCTGCACACGACGGACGCGACGCAAACCATCAGCCGGGTATTGTCCTTCTATGCGCCGCACCAGCAGAACGAAGTGCGGTTCATGCTGGCGAGCGCGCTGTCGGCGGTGGTGTCGCTGCGCCTGGTGCCGCGCGCCGACAAGCCGGGGCGGGTGCCGGCGTGCGAGATCCTCATCAACACCGCGGCCGTTCGCGATCAGATCCGCGACATGACGAAGTCGCTCAACATTCCGGACCTGATCAAGGAAGGCACGGTGCAGTACGGCATGCAGAGTTTCGACCAATCGCTGATGCAGTGGTACAAGAAGAAAGCGATTTCGTACGAGAGCGCGATGTTCTTCGCGACCAACCCGAGCGAATTCGCATTGCGCGTCCAGGGCGTCGAGGGCTCGAGCGACAAGAGCTGGGACGCGCTCCAGAGCGACATCACGTCGTGA